A region of the Pseudomonas sp. J452 genome:
AGCAGGGCCGCGGCGAGACCATGGAAGCCGATGGCGTGCGTGGACTGGTGGCAATCTGATAAAACAGCGGCCATGAACGCAGCCCTCCCCCCGCCCTGTTTACTCCCAGCTGGCATGCCGAGCTGGAGCTCGGCTATGCGCGCCAGGGTGACGCCACGCGGCCCGTGCAGCGCCGCCACCTCGGCCCGCTGCGGGTGCAGAAGCACCTGTACGCCGAAGGCCCCGAGGTGTGCCAGCACATCATCGTCCACCCGCCGGGCGGGATTGCCGGTGGCGATCGCCTGCACATCAGCGCCAGCCTCGGCGAGCACGCCTGGGCCCAGCTGACCAGCCCCGGCGCCGCCAAGTGGTACCGCGCCAGCGGGCCGGCCTATCAGCAGCTGGAACTGCAGGTAGCCGCCGGCGCCACCCTGGAATGGCTACCGCAGGAAACCATCGTCTACGCCGGCGCCCAGGCCGAACTGAGCACCCGCATCGACCTCGAGGGCGACGCCCGTTTGTGCTACTGGGATATGGTCGCCCTCGGCCGCCCGGCGGCCGGCGAACGCTTCGACGCCGGTCATTTCCAGGCCCAGCTGGATATCCGTCGCGACGGCCAGCTGCTCTGGCACGAACGCCAGCGCATCAGCGGCAACGACGGCCTGCTCGACTCACCGATCGGTCTGGCCGGCCAACCGGTATTCGCCACCCTGCTGATCAGCGGCGAACTCTCCGCCGAACTGCTGGAACGCTGCCGCACCCTCCCCAGCCCGGTGCGCGGCGACCTCAGCCAGCTGCCGGGCCTGCTGGTCGCCCGCTGCCTGGCCGGCGAGGCGCTGCATGCGCGCGCCTGGCTGATCGAACTCTGGCGCCTGCTGCGCCCTGAACTACTGGGGCGCGCCGCCGTGCCCCCACGAATCTGGAGTACCTGATGGACCTTTCGCCCCGCGAGAAAGACAAGCTGCTGATCTTCACCGCCGGCCTGGTCGCCGAGCGGCGCCTGGCCCGCGGCGTGAAACTCAACTACCCGGAAGCCATGGCCTACATCAGCGCCGCCCTGCTCGAAGGCGCCCGCGACGGCCAGACCGTGGCCGAGCTGATGCACTTCGGTACCACCCTGCTGACTCGTGAGCAGGTGATGGAAGGCATCCCGGAAATGATCCCGGAAATCCAGGTCGAGGCCACCTTTCCGGATGGCACCAAGCTAGTCACCGTCCACCAGCCGATCCCATGAGCATCTCGATTCGCGACGCCCGCGACAGCGACCTGGAAGCCATCCGCGACATCTTCAACGATGCGGTGCTCAACACCACGGCAATCTGGATGGATGCCACCGTCGACCTGGCCAACCGCCAAGCCTGGCTCGCCGCGCGCCGCCAGCAGGGTTACCCGGTGCTGGTGGCGGTGGATGCCGAGGACCACGTGCTCGGCTATGCCGTCTATGGCGACTGGCGGCCCTTCGATGGCTTCTGCAACACCGTGGAGAACTCGCTGTACGTGCAGGCCGAGCAGCGTGGCCGCGGCCTCGGCGTGCTGCTGCTCGGCGCCCTGATCGAACGCTCCAAAGAAGGCGGCAAGCATGTGATGGTCGCCGCCATCGAGAGCGGCAACAGCGCCTCCATCGGCCTGCACCAGCGCTTTGGTTTCACCATCACCGGGCAGATGCCCCAGGTCGGCCGCAAGTTCGGCCGCTGGCTGGATCTGACCTTCATGCAACTGATTCTGACCCCGGAGCGGAGCGCGCCATGATGCCCATAATCCAGCGCCTCGGCGCCCACGACTTTGCGTCCCATCGCGCCGGCCTGATCGAGCTGCTGCTGGATGCCGTCACCCATGGCGCCTCGGTGGGCTTTCTCGCCGACCTCGACCAGGCCGAGGCCAGCGCCTACTTCGACCAGGTACTGGCCGGTCTGGGCGATGGCTCGCTGCTGCTCTGGGTCGCCGTGGAAGACGGCCGCGTGCTGGGCAGCGTGCAGCTGGGCCTGTGCCAGAAGCGCAACGGACTCAACCGCGCCGAAGTGCAGAAGTTACTGGTACACAGCGGTGCCCGCCGTCGCGGCATCGCCCGCCAACTGATGCAGCGCCTGCAAGGCGAAGCCGTCGAACTCAAGCGCGGCCTGCTCTATTTGGATACCGAGGCCGGCAGCGACGCCGAACCCTTCTACCAGGCCCTGGGCTACACCAGCATCGGCGGCCTGCCCGACTACGCCTGCGGCCCGGACGGCACCTACCGGACCAACGCCATCTACTACAAGACCCTGTCGAGGCCCCAGCCATGATTCCCGGCGAATACCAGATCCAGGACGGCGAGATCGAACTCAACGCCGGCCGCCGCACCCTGCGCGTGACTGTGGCCAATAGCGGCGACCGGCCAATCCAGGTCGGCTCGCACTTCCACTTCTTCGAAACCAACGACGCGCTGACGTTTGACCGTGCGCCGACCCGAGGCATGCGCCTGAATATCGCCGCCGGCACTGCGGTGCGCTTCGAGCCGGGCCAGTCGCGTGAAGTCGAGCTGGTCGAGCTGGCGGGTGACCGTCGCGTCTACGGTTTTGCCGGTCGCATCATGGGAGCGTTGTAATGAAGATTTCCCGCCAAGCCTACGCCGACATGTTCGGCCCCACCGTCGGCGACAAGGTGCGCCTGGCCGACACCAACCTGTGGATCGAGGTCGAAAAGGACTTCACCACCTACGGCGATGAAGTGAAGTTCGGCGGCGGCAAGGTGATCCGCGACGGCATGGGCCAGAGCCAGCTGTGCGCGGCGGACGTGGTCGACACGGTGATCACCAACGCGCTGATCATCGACCACTGGGGCATCGTCAAGGCCGACGTCGGCCTCAAGAACGGACGCATCGCCGCGATCGGCAAGGCTGGGAATCCGGACATCCAGCCGAACGTGACCATCGCCATCGGCGGCGCCAGCGAAGTGATCGCCGGCGAAGGCATGATCCTCACCGCTGGCGGCGTCGACACCCATATCCACTTCATCTGCCCGCAGCAGATCGAAGAAGCCTTGATGAGCGGCACCACCACCATGATCGGCGGCGGCACCGGGCCGGCCACCGGCACCTACGCCACCACCGTGACGCCGGGGCCGTGGCACATGGCGATGATGCTCAAGGCCGCCGACGCCTTCCCGATGAACATCGGCTTTACCGGCAAGGGCAACGTCTCGCTGCCCGAGCCGTTGATCGAACAGGTCAAGGCCGGCGCCATTGGTCTGAAGCTGCACGAAGACTGGGGCACCACGCCGGCGGCCATCGACAACTGCCTGAGCGTGGCCGATGAGTACGATGTGCAGGTGGCGATTCACACCGACACCCTGAATGAATCCGGCTTCGTCGAAACCACCCTGGGCGCCTTCAAGGGCCGCACCATCCACACCTACCACACCGAAGGTGCCGGCGGCGGCCATGCGCCGGATATCATCAAGGCCTGTGGCTTCCCTAACGTGCTGCCCAGCTCGACCAACCCGACCCGGCCGTTCACCAAGAACACCATCGACGAACACCTGGACATGCTGATGGTCTGCCACCACCTCGACCCAAGCATCGCCGAGGACGTCGCCTTTGCCGAAAGCCGCATCCGCCGCGAGACCATTGCTGCCGAAGACATCCTGCATGACCTCGGTGCGTTCAGCATGATCAGCTCCGACAGCCAGGCCATGGGCCGCGTCGGCGAAGTGATTACCCGCACCTGGCAGACCGCCGACAAGATGAAGCAGCAGCGCGGCCCGCTGCCTGAAGATCAGCCCGGTAACGACAATTTCCGCGTCAAGCGCTACATCGCCAAGTACACCATCAACCCGGCGATCACCCACGGCATCAGCCACGAAGTGGGCTCCATCGAAGTGGGCAAGTTCGCCGACCTGGTGCTCTGGCGTCCGGCGTTCTTCGGCGTGAAACCGACACTGATCCTCAAGGGTGGCGCCATCGCCGCCAGCCTGATGGGCGACGCCAATGCCTCGATCCCGACCCCGCAACCGGTGCACTACCGGCCGATGTTCGGCAGCTACGCCGGCATGCTGCATGCCACCAGCCTGACCTTTATCAGCCAGGCCGCCTTCGACGCCGGGGTGCCAGAACAGCTGGGGTTGCAGAAGCAGATCGGCGTGGTCAAAGGCTGCCGCACGGTGACCAAGGCCGATCTGATCCACAACGACTACCTGCCCGATATCGAGGTCGATCCGCAGAACTACCAGGTCAAGGCCGACGGCCAACTGCTCTGGTGCGAACCGTCCGAAGTGCTGCCGCTGGCGCAGCGTTACTTCCTGTTCTAAGAGTCTGTTTACGACTTTTTGTGCAGCGCCATAGCGGTGTGTAGAGACAAGTGCGGAGCGCTTTTGCCCCCCTCTCCCGTTTACGGGAGAGGGCTGGGGAGAGGGATACACCTAAAGACTTACTCGGAGATCGCGGTACCCGCGGCGCAGCCGAGTAATAACCTCGCCCAGGCTGCGGATCTTGGGCATCCCCCATGCCCGGCGCTATGCTGACGGCACTGTCCACGGCGACGTCCCATGCACCTGATCGACACCCACACCCACCTCGACTTCCCCGACTTCGCGGCCGACCGCAGCGAGCTGCTGGCGCGCAGCCGCAGCCGGGGCGTGGAGAAACTGGTGGTGCTCGGCGTGTACCAGGCCAACTGGCAGCGCCTGTGGCAGCTGGTGCAAAGTGACAGCGGCCTGTACGCCGCCTTCGGCCTGCACCCGCTCTACCTGGATCAGCACCGGCCCGAACACCTGAGCGAGCTGCGCGACTGGCTCGACCGCCTGGCCGCTCATCCGCAGCTGTGCGCAGTCGGCGAGTTCGGCCTGGACTACTTTCTCGAACAGCTCGACCGCTCGCGCCAGCAAACCCTGTTCGAGGCCCAACTGGCCCTGGCCGCCGAATACGAGCTACCGGCCCTGCTGCATGTGCGCCGCGCCCACGCACAGACCATCGCCACCCTCAAACGCTATCGACTCACACGGGGCGGCATCATCCATGCGTTCGCCGGCAGCTACGAGGAGGCCCGCGAATACCTCAAGCTGGGCTTCAGGCTCGGCCTCGGCGGTGCGCCGACCTGGCCACAGGCATTGCGCCTGCGCCAGGTAGTAGCCCGCCTGCCGCTGGATGCCATAGTGCTGGAGACCGACTCACCTGACATGGCGCCCGCCATGCACCCCAACCAACGCAACAGCCCGGAGTTCCTCCCCGATATCTGCAGCGCCCTGGCCGAGCTGCGCGGCATCAGTGCGCAGGAGCTGGCCAGCGCCAGCAGCCGCAACGCCGCCGAGCTATTCGGCTGGACACCAGCTTCGTAGCCCGGATGCAATCCGGGAGGGTGACTCACGCCGAGCCGCCGTCCCGGATTGCATCCGGGCTACAACACCCAACGACACGCTCCGAACACCCGCCTCCAGAAACAACAAGGCCCGCCAATGGGCGGGCCTTGTCGATTAGCACAGGTGATCAGACACGGAAGGCGCTGATCAGCTCCTTCAGCCGGCTGACCTGATCGGACAGCTGACGGCTGGCCTGCTCGGTCTGCACCGCGCCTTCGGCCGTGCGCTCGCCGGCCTGGTTGATCTCGACGATGTTCATGTCGATATCGTGGGCCACGGCGGTCTGCTGTTCGGCAGCGGCAGCAATTTGCTGGTTCTGATCGACGATCATGCCCACCGCGCCGAGGATATTCTCCAGCGCCTGCTGCACGTTGGCCGACTGGCTGACGGTGCTTTCCACCATCTGGTGGCTGCCGTTCATGGCCGTCACCGTGGCGCCAACACCATTTTGCAGGCGGCCAATCATCTGTTCGATCTCTTCGGTGGACTGGTGCGTACGTTTGGCCAGGTTGCGCACCTCGTCGGCGACCACGGCAAAGCCGCGACCCTGCTCACCGGCACGCGCCGCCTCGATGGCGGCGTTGAGCGCCAGCAGGTTGGTCTGTCCGGCGATGCCCTTGATCACTTCCAGCACCTGGCTGATCGACGCACTGTCGGCTGCCAGCTGGTTGATCACGCTGACCGACTGATCGATCTCGTTGGCCAGACGCTGGATGCTGCCAACCTGCGACTCGACCATAGCGCGGCCGTTGACCGTTTCGTTGTTGACGCTCTGCGCGCTTTCGACTGCGGCGGCGGCGCTGCGTGCCACTTCCTGAGCGGTGGCGGACATCTGGTTCATCGCCGTGGCAACCTGCTCGATCTGTCCGCGCTGGGCACTGACCGCCTGGCTACTTTCACCAGAAACCAGCTCGACGCGATCGGCCTGACGCTCGACTTCGGTGACGGTCTGGCCGACCAGTTCGATCAGGTCACGGATCTTCGCCACGGTGCCGTTGAACACCTGGCCCAGTTCGCCCAGCTCGTCCTGGCTCTTGACGTTGACCTTGACCGTCATGTCGCCAGCAGCGACCTGGCCCAGGGTATGACCAAAGCCTTTGAGGGTGGTGCGGGTGGAGACGTAGAAACCGCCATACAGGTAGCCGATCAGCAGGAACACCAGCACCAGCGCCACCACCAGCAGCACCATCTGCACGCGCTTGGCCTCCAAGCGCTGACTCAGCTCCTGGTCGAGGAAGCCCAGAACCGCATCGTTGAGCACATAGGTCTTGTCGATGCCCGCGGTCATCTGGTCAAAGAAGTCCTGCCAGGGCGCATCCAGGGTATCCGCCATGAGGATGCTGTCTTCCAGCTGAGTGCCGCCTTCGGTCAAGGCGTTGCGACTGGCTTCCGCCAGGCTGCTCAGGCTTTTCTGCGCCAGAGCATTGCCCTGGAAAGCGTTCTGGATCTTGAAACCGTATTCGGCATGCAGCTTTTCCAGCTCCAGCAACAGCTCGTCGAGTTTGGTGCTGTCGGAAGAGCCGAGGATGCCCTGGCCGAGTGAGTAGGAACCCAGCGCGCGTCCCTTGCTCAGGGCCTTGGTCACCGGTGGCGAGACACTGGTCATCAGTTCGACCATCTGCCTGACGCTCAGCTCGCTGTCCTGGCTGAGCCCGGACTGGCTGGCGACGAACTTGATGAACACTTCGGCATTATCCAGCGCCTTGACCACCAGACCGGCCTTGCTGCGCTGCGAAGACTCCTTGTCCACAGCCTCCAGGACCGCCTTGATGGCATCACGCTGGGCATTGAACTCCTCGACCTCTTTCGCCTTGCTGCTGCTCGGCTGCATGGCCTCCAGCGTGGCTTTGACACTCGACTCCAGGCCGTTGATCTGCGCCACCAGCTTTTCCGATTCACCGGACTGGCCGAGTACGGCATTGATCTCCATCAGGTCGTTGAGACGCTCCAGTTCCTGGCGCATCTTCAGGCTCTGCTTGAGCAGTTCGAGGCTCTGCAGTTCCGTACGGGTATCGACGAACTCGTTATAGGAATCGCGCACCAGATAAAAATTGGTGATCGACATGGGCAGGAAGAAAAGCACACTGATCAGGCTGAACTTCATGCCGAAGCTCATGCGGTTCATCAGCGCGATGGCGGGATACAACACGCTATTCACTAAACGTCTCCTGTTGCCATTATTGTTGTATGCCGATGGGGAGCAGACCGGCAAATGGAACGGCAAGGTACTGGTACAACTGAATCGTAGAAGCTGTTCATGACTTGAGGGGAACAATCGCTTGCATGCGCGGAAGTCAGCACACAACGGAGCAAGAACAGTTCCGGCCTGGGGCGACACTCAGGCAAGCGCACTCCCCTAGGCATGCTGTATACCGGATATCGACCTCAACCTCTGTAACTTAAGGTTAAGAATGCGCGCACAGTTTCGCTTCGGTATTGATTTGGGTGGCACCAAGACTGAAATCATCGCCCTGGAAGGCTCCGACGAACGGTTACGGCGCCGCCTGCCAACCCCGCAGGGCGATTACGCCGCCTGCCTGCAGACCATCGCGCAACTGGTCCGCCAAGCCGAGCATGACCTGGGCGGCAGCGGCACCGTCGGCATTGGCATCCCCGGTACGCGCTCGCCGGATCATGGGCGGATCAAGAACGCCAACTCGGTGTGCCTGATTGGCCAGGACCTGCAGGGCGACCTGGAGCAGCTGCTGCAACGCCCGATACGCCTGGCCAACGATGCCGACTGTTTTGCCCTGTCGGAAGCCAGCGATGGCGCGGGAGCCGGGGCCGACTGCGTATTCGGGGTGATCCTTGGCACAGGGGTGGGTGGCGGCATTGTGATCCATGGCCGCCTGCTCGGCGGACCGAACGCCATTGCCGGCGAATGGGGGCATAACACACTGCCCTGGCGCGCCCCGGCCGATGGCCCGTCCAGGCGCTGCTACTGCGGCCTGGATGACTGTATCGAAACCTTTCTCAGCGGTCCGGGCTGGGCCACTCGCAGCAACCTGGACCTGACAGCCGAGCAACTGGCCAGGGCCGCACAGGCTGGCGAACCTGCCGCACAACAAGCGCTACAGCGCTATTGCGAGCAACTGGCGCGCAGCCTGGCCTCGGTGATCAACATTCTCGACCCGCAGGTGATCGTGCTCGGCGGTGGCCTGTCGAACATTCAGGCACTGTATGAACAGGTGCCACCACTGCTGGTGCGCCATGTGTTCTCCGACCAGGTCAACACCCGCCTGCTGCCCGCCCGCCATGGCGACTCCAGCGGAGTGCGCGGCGCCGCCTGGCTATGGCCGTAAGAACCTGTTTACGATCTCCCGGCCGTCGGCCATACGGCGTTAAAAACAGCCTCGGAATGCTCATTTACAGCTCGTAAACTCCGCTTCCTCGGCTGTTTTTGCCTTGTCTGACTCTAGTCCAAAAGATCGTAAACAGGTTCGAAGGCTTTACAGCAACAGAATCCACACGGCAAACGCGGCGTACCAGAGCATCGCCGACCGCACCAGCAGCTGCCACAGCTCATCCAGGCTGTTGACGCCCGGCTCGCCAGCCTGCGGCTCAGGCAACTCGCTGGCGGCACGTCCGGCATTGACCAGCAACTGCTGCGCCGCCAGCTCCCAGCTCAGCAGATCATGCAACACGGCGCGGCTGACCGCGGCAAAGTTGCCGACCAGGGCAAAACTGGCGGCCAGCACCCGCACGGGCAGCCAGTCCAGGGCATGCCGCAACTGCCCGGCACGTTCGGCCAGATCAGCCTGGGTCGCGTGTTCGGCCGTCAGCGCCAGCAGCCGGTAAGCCAGCGGCACCAGCGGACCGAGCAGCGCGTACCAGAAGATCACCGCAAAGAAGCCCTGGTAGGCCTGCCACAACTCATAGCCCTGTACCCGCAGCAGCAATTCGGCCTCGCTATCGGCCGCAACGCCGAGATCACGCTCGGCCACATGCAGCGCGGCCTGGTCATCGCCCCGCCGCCAGGCATCGCGGAACGGCCCCAGCGCGGCCAGCACATCGCCACGCCCCAGGCTGTACACCAGCACCAGCAGATGCACCGGTAGCGCCAGCCAGCCATAGGCCACCGGCTGAAGGATCAGCAGCAAGCCGCCGAGCACCAGCAGCGGCAACGCCACCAGCACAGCCAGGGCAATCCAGGGCGCGCCCTGCTGGCTGATCTCGACTTTGGCCAACTGCTGCAGCCACAGACCATCCTGCTGAATACGCCGACGTCCGGCAGAGAACTTCTCAACCCAGAGCACCAGCAGCAGCACCAGAAAGTTCATCTACCGCTCTCCTTGGTCCAGCAGGGCCGCGCGCAGACGCGGCCAATCAAAATAGGGGCCCGGGTCGGTCTTGCGCCCCGGGGCGACATCGCTATGCCCGCAGATGCGCTCGATACCGAGCGCCGGGTAAGCCTGCAGTAGCTGGCGCGCCAGTATGGCCAGCGCCGCGTACTGGGCATCACTGAATGGCTGGTCGTCGGTACCTTCCAGCTCGATACCGAGGGAGAAATCATTGCAGTTCTCACGCCCTTCGAAGCTGGAAACGCCGGCATGCCAAGCCCGCTCATTACAGGAGACAAACTGGGTAACCGCCCCGTCACGCTCGATGAGGAAATGCGCCGAGACCTGCAGATGAGCTATGCCGGCGAAGTAGGGATGCTCATCGACCGGCAGCTGATTCTGAAAGAACTGCTGCACCTTGCCGGTGCCGAACTGGCCGGGCGGCAGACTGATGTTATGGATCACCAGCAGAGAAATCTCACCCTGCGGGCGCGCATTGCAATTCGTTGATGGGCAGTGCTGCGCATCGGCATACCAACCGCTGACGGGGTCCAGCTGCATAGGGGCTCCTTGACCAGTTTCGCCACTGTAGCAGATAGCACCGCGCGCCCCGAAAACGACAACGCCCGGCACAGGCCGGGCGTTACGGGCGCAGCACAGAACTCAGGCGTTCTTCAGTTTGCGCAGATTGCCAATCACCGACTCCAGGGCGCGATCGAACAACAGCGCATCATCGAGCATGCGAATCGCCGCACGCCGGAACTCCACGGCCAGGCCCATGCGGGTTTTCTCCAGCACCTTCATGCCGGTACGATTGACGAAGATGTACTTGCCAGTCGGCTTGATGATCGCCGCCAGCTTGCAGCGCAGTTTGTGCTCCTCGTCTTCCTGGATTTCCACCCAGCTGCCAACGCGCAGACTGTCGACCTGCAGCAGGGCCTGATCATCATCCGGCAAACTGGCCTCGGGCTCGCGCTCACGCACTTCACCCGGCGCCAGCAGCACGATTTCCTCGACCACCTCGACCATCGCCGGCGCTTCAACAACAGGCTCAGCAGCCGGCAGCTCAAGGAGAGGCGCCACCTCAACTGCGGACTCGGCCGACGCATCATCCGTCGGCAGAAATTGTTCGACTTCTACATCGGGCTCAGGCACGACGCGCTTGAAGCGCTGGAAAGCCTGCACATGCACGGACTCCAGCTGACTGAAGAACTCGCTGGTGACAAACGGATCGATGGCCGCACCGGCCAGCCCCTCGCGCAGGGCTTTCAGCAGATTCGGCACCAACTCCAGCAGGCGCACGCGATCTTCCGGCTCCTCATGCAGCTCAACGCTCCACACCAGATCATCCATCACCACTAGCGCCGCCTGCCACTCGGCAGACTCGCTGCCGTGCTTCAGACAGGTCAGCTGCAGAACCTTACTCCAGCCCTCTTGCAGCAAACGCACCACGACTTCCGGCAAGGTCTTGCCAAGCAGCCGGGCATTCAGCGCCTGCTCGACCTGCTGGCGCGCCAGCTCGGCCTTGGCACGACCCTCTTCGGCATCCCGCGTGCGCTGCTCCAACAGGTCACTGCGCCGGCGCTCATCGCCGGTAAAGGCCAAAAACTCGGCGAGCAGATCGGAAAAGATGGTCGGGTCATCGGTGAAGTCATTCAGCAGGCGCTGTACCACCTGGTCGATACGCTGATACAGGCTATCGCGCTGCGCATCATCCTGAGCACTCCAGCCGAGGGCGGCCGAGGCAATCTCGTTGAGCAGACGACGGGCCGGGTGACTGCCACGACTGAAGAAGGTCTTGTCCAGCACGGCGACCTTGAGCATGGGAATCTGCAGGCGCCCGATCAGCGCCTTCAGCGAGTCGGGCAAGGTGCGGTCGTCGAGGATGAACTCGAACAGCATCGACACCAGGTTGATCACATCCTCATCAATCTCGCCCACCACGCGCGCCTTGCCACTTTTGGCACTGGCACGGGTCAGCAACTGTTCGAGCTGGTTGCGCAGATCGAAGTCATCCGTACTTTGCCCGCTACCTGCCGGCAAGCGCTGCTGCATGTGCGACAGCAGGCGCATCAGATCATTACTGGAGATCGGCACGGCATCAGCAGGGGCCGCACGCCGCGGCATGGCAGCGCTGCCACGCACCTCGGCAAGCAACTCTTGCAGAACACCGAATACTTCCTGCACGCCTTCATCCGCATAGGCAGCGGCACTCGCCTCGCCCGCAGAGGCTTCACGCGCTGCGCGATTGCCGGGGGCCGTGCGCCCAGCTGTATTGCGTCGAGCCGGCGGCGCCGATTTGAGCTCCGGCAGCACACCCAACTCGACCAACTGCTGGTTGGCCGCGGCATACAGCTGATCGAGATCGGCCAGTACATATTTTTCGAAGAGCTTGAGCACGATCAGCTTGACGCGAATCTCCACGCCCAGGCCGGCACAAAGCGCCATGAACTGTTCGCAGAGTGCACGCGGCCCGAGAGGATTGCTCTTGTCCTCCAGCTTCTGGCTGATCAGCGTATTCAAGCGCGTGGTCAGATGAGTCAGGGCCACGCCATCGCGGCTGATCACGCGCGCGACCATGGCATCCAGCGCCACGGATTCCTCCAGCACATCATCCTGAACCAGAGAGAGACTCTCGAAGGATACCGTGCCCAACTGTGGCGCCGCCTTGCCGAGCTCATACTGATTGAGGGTGGCAAAGCTTTCAAAGATCTTCTGCAGGAAGCCACGCTCGATGGATTTGCGCTTCAGGCGTAAATCGCGCATGGCCTCGAAGAAGCCATTCTGTTCGGCGTTGCTGGCAGCACGGTCAGCCATCTCGAAGAGCGTGTCATCGGCATTATCGAACAGTGCCTGCAGCGCGAGCTTGAGCTGTTGCGCTGCCTTGTCGCGTACCTGAATTAGGGCCACGGGAAGCCTTCCTGCCTGCGAAGTTGGCGAGTGCTCAGGGGCAGCCTTGTTCAGGTGCACCACTTTCGCGTCGGTCTGCATTGCATGTCTCCCGCAGGTTGCCGATTCAGAGCAATCTGCCAACGATCAACTGGGCGCCATCCATGACGTCAAAGGCTTGGCGCCAAAGTTTATGGCCAACCTTATTATAGGGAGACATACAGGATGACCAAATACCCATTACTGCAGACATGACCTGCATCACAGCACAGGCAAGATGAACCCCCGGACGGTCATCCACTGCCGACCAGCGCACCTTATCTGTCTAGCAGATAGCCCGGAATTCTCCTGCATCCCACCTGCACCA
Encoded here:
- a CDS encoding urease accessory protein UreD, whose amino-acid sequence is MFTPSWHAELELGYARQGDATRPVQRRHLGPLRVQKHLYAEGPEVCQHIIVHPPGGIAGGDRLHISASLGEHAWAQLTSPGAAKWYRASGPAYQQLELQVAAGATLEWLPQETIVYAGAQAELSTRIDLEGDARLCYWDMVALGRPAAGERFDAGHFQAQLDIRRDGQLLWHERQRISGNDGLLDSPIGLAGQPVFATLLISGELSAELLERCRTLPSPVRGDLSQLPGLLVARCLAGEALHARAWLIELWRLLRPELLGRAAVPPRIWST
- a CDS encoding TatD family hydrolase, translating into MHLIDTHTHLDFPDFAADRSELLARSRSRGVEKLVVLGVYQANWQRLWQLVQSDSGLYAAFGLHPLYLDQHRPEHLSELRDWLDRLAAHPQLCAVGEFGLDYFLEQLDRSRQQTLFEAQLALAAEYELPALLHVRRAHAQTIATLKRYRLTRGGIIHAFAGSYEEAREYLKLGFRLGLGGAPTWPQALRLRQVVARLPLDAIVLETDSPDMAPAMHPNQRNSPEFLPDICSALAELRGISAQELASASSRNAAELFGWTPAS
- a CDS encoding ROK family protein → MRAQFRFGIDLGGTKTEIIALEGSDERLRRRLPTPQGDYAACLQTIAQLVRQAEHDLGGSGTVGIGIPGTRSPDHGRIKNANSVCLIGQDLQGDLEQLLQRPIRLANDADCFALSEASDGAGAGADCVFGVILGTGVGGGIVIHGRLLGGPNAIAGEWGHNTLPWRAPADGPSRRCYCGLDDCIETFLSGPGWATRSNLDLTAEQLARAAQAGEPAAQQALQRYCEQLARSLASVINILDPQVIVLGGGLSNIQALYEQVPPLLVRHVFSDQVNTRLLPARHGDSSGVRGAAWLWP
- a CDS encoding urease subunit beta; translation: MIPGEYQIQDGEIELNAGRRTLRVTVANSGDRPIQVGSHFHFFETNDALTFDRAPTRGMRLNIAAGTAVRFEPGQSREVELVELAGDRRVYGFAGRIMGAL
- the ureA gene encoding urease subunit gamma; translated protein: MDLSPREKDKLLIFTAGLVAERRLARGVKLNYPEAMAYISAALLEGARDGQTVAELMHFGTTLLTREQVMEGIPEMIPEIQVEATFPDGTKLVTVHQPIP
- a CDS encoding GNAT family N-acetyltransferase, with translation MMPIIQRLGAHDFASHRAGLIELLLDAVTHGASVGFLADLDQAEASAYFDQVLAGLGDGSLLLWVAVEDGRVLGSVQLGLCQKRNGLNRAEVQKLLVHSGARRRGIARQLMQRLQGEAVELKRGLLYLDTEAGSDAEPFYQALGYTSIGGLPDYACGPDGTYRTNAIYYKTLSRPQP
- a CDS encoding methyl-accepting chemotaxis protein: MNQMSATAQEVARSAAAAVESAQSVNNETVNGRAMVESQVGSIQRLANEIDQSVSVINQLAADSASISQVLEVIKGIAGQTNLLALNAAIEAARAGEQGRGFAVVADEVRNLAKRTHQSTEEIEQMIGRLQNGVGATVTAMNGSHQMVESTVSQSANVQQALENILGAVGMIVDQNQQIAAAAEQQTAVAHDIDMNIVEINQAGERTAEGAVQTEQASRQLSDQVSRLKELISAFRV
- the ampE gene encoding regulatory signaling modulator protein AmpE, which encodes MNFLVLLLVLWVEKFSAGRRRIQQDGLWLQQLAKVEISQQGAPWIALAVLVALPLLVLGGLLLILQPVAYGWLALPVHLLVLVYSLGRGDVLAALGPFRDAWRRGDDQAALHVAERDLGVAADSEAELLLRVQGYELWQAYQGFFAVIFWYALLGPLVPLAYRLLALTAEHATQADLAERAGQLRHALDWLPVRVLAASFALVGNFAAVSRAVLHDLLSWELAAQQLLVNAGRAASELPEPQAGEPGVNSLDELWQLLVRSAMLWYAAFAVWILLL
- the ureC gene encoding urease subunit alpha, which codes for MKISRQAYADMFGPTVGDKVRLADTNLWIEVEKDFTTYGDEVKFGGGKVIRDGMGQSQLCAADVVDTVITNALIIDHWGIVKADVGLKNGRIAAIGKAGNPDIQPNVTIAIGGASEVIAGEGMILTAGGVDTHIHFICPQQIEEALMSGTTTMIGGGTGPATGTYATTVTPGPWHMAMMLKAADAFPMNIGFTGKGNVSLPEPLIEQVKAGAIGLKLHEDWGTTPAAIDNCLSVADEYDVQVAIHTDTLNESGFVETTLGAFKGRTIHTYHTEGAGGGHAPDIIKACGFPNVLPSSTNPTRPFTKNTIDEHLDMLMVCHHLDPSIAEDVAFAESRIRRETIAAEDILHDLGAFSMISSDSQAMGRVGEVITRTWQTADKMKQQRGPLPEDQPGNDNFRVKRYIAKYTINPAITHGISHEVGSIEVGKFADLVLWRPAFFGVKPTLILKGGAIAASLMGDANASIPTPQPVHYRPMFGSYAGMLHATSLTFISQAAFDAGVPEQLGLQKQIGVVKGCRTVTKADLIHNDYLPDIEVDPQNYQVKADGQLLWCEPSEVLPLAQRYFLF
- a CDS encoding GNAT family N-acetyltransferase, with the protein product MSISIRDARDSDLEAIRDIFNDAVLNTTAIWMDATVDLANRQAWLAARRQQGYPVLVAVDAEDHVLGYAVYGDWRPFDGFCNTVENSLYVQAEQRGRGLGVLLLGALIERSKEGGKHVMVAAIESGNSASIGLHQRFGFTITGQMPQVGRKFGRWLDLTFMQLILTPERSAP